One window from the genome of Candidatus Didemnitutus sp. encodes:
- a CDS encoding serine acetyltransferase produces the protein MSPNALAQALLESYARDGGINHLDGPNLPSQESVAELARDFMHVLFPGYFEASSLKQADVEHWLGQQLAKIARNLRAEIEKSLRFAGHADPAASAERAAATTLARLPSIRRIIQTDVNAAYTGDPAARSFEEIILAYPSVLVVSLQRIAHVLYEEGVPLLPRMITEFAHERTGVDIHPGATIGTHFFIDHGTGVVIGETAVIGNHVKIYQGVTLGAKSFEVDANGQPIKGVKRHPQIDDHVTIYAHATILGGTTRIGAHSVVGANVWLLESIPENSIAYYQDTNLVVRPRRAKEVVLGGIEDFDWSI, from the coding sequence ATGTCGCCGAACGCCCTCGCCCAAGCCTTGCTCGAGTCCTATGCCCGCGACGGCGGCATCAACCACCTCGACGGCCCCAACCTGCCCTCGCAGGAGTCCGTGGCCGAGCTCGCGCGCGATTTCATGCACGTGCTCTTCCCAGGCTACTTCGAAGCCAGCTCGTTGAAGCAGGCGGACGTGGAGCACTGGCTCGGACAACAGCTGGCCAAGATCGCGCGTAATCTGCGCGCGGAAATCGAGAAATCCCTCCGCTTCGCCGGCCACGCCGACCCCGCAGCGAGCGCCGAGCGCGCCGCCGCCACCACACTCGCGCGCCTGCCGTCGATCCGCCGCATCATCCAAACCGACGTCAACGCCGCCTACACCGGCGATCCCGCCGCGCGCAGCTTCGAGGAAATCATCCTCGCCTACCCGTCGGTGCTCGTCGTCTCGCTGCAACGCATCGCGCACGTCCTCTACGAAGAAGGCGTGCCACTGCTGCCGCGCATGATCACGGAGTTCGCCCACGAGCGCACCGGCGTCGACATCCACCCGGGCGCCACGATTGGCACTCACTTCTTCATCGATCACGGCACCGGTGTGGTCATCGGCGAGACCGCCGTGATCGGCAATCACGTGAAAATCTACCAAGGCGTCACGCTCGGCGCGAAGTCCTTCGAGGTCGACGCCAACGGCCAGCCGATCAAGGGCGTGAAACGCCACCCGCAGATCGACGATCACGTCACCATCTACGCGCACGCCACGATCCTGGGCGGCACGACGCGCATCGGTGCGCACTCGGTCGTCGGCGCGAACGTCTGGCTGCTCGAATCCATTCCGGAAAACAGCATCGCCTACTACCAAGACACCAACCTCGTCGTCCGCCCGCGCCGCGCCAAGGAAGTCGTCCTCGGCGGCATCGAGGATTTCGACTGGTCGATCTGA